A genomic window from Vitis riparia cultivar Riparia Gloire de Montpellier isolate 1030 chromosome 18, EGFV_Vit.rip_1.0, whole genome shotgun sequence includes:
- the LOC117906543 gene encoding uncharacterized ATP-dependent helicase C29A10.10c-like isoform X3, protein MQEQSVSGSGKAQAMSEQMDYHASSVAAETLSCDIKVFESTKEENNSHASVTLDPDTHDQRSNSSRNSEGNGKGDVGPMDGQEEPGLVPKLKEVKGVEASFAVKCANNPGKKHKLDLHKEAMLGKKRTRQTVFLNLEDVKQAGPMKTSTPRRQNFPAPITTRIVKEIRSVPPPAERIGEKQNHSMIKDQKQVDLSSNEGGGGNLVESNEPKSESNNDMNSGLLGRPRRLNSANDISAEVHPPTIPRQSSWKPTDSRQFKNSQFSGRKPSMINQSESKLVNKKHPPAKMQTTVSSQYQDTSVERLIREVTNEKFWHHPEETELQCVPGRFESVEEYIRVFEPLLFEECRAQLYSTWEELTETVSRDLHAMVRIKSIERRERGWYDVIVLPANECKWTFKEGDVAILSAPRPGSAVRSKRNNTSSIEDDEEAEISGRVAGTVRRHNPIDTRDPVGAILHFYVGDSYDSNSKVDDHILRKLHPKGIWYLTVLGSLATTQREYIALHAFRRLNLQMQTAILHPSPEHFPKYEEQPPAMPECFTPNFVEYLHKTFNGPQLAAIQWAAMHTAAGTSSGVTKRQDPWPFTLVQGPPGTGKTHTVWGMLNVIHLVQYQHYYTALLKKVAPESYKQTNESTSDNVSMGSIDEVLQSMDQNLFRTLPKLCPKPRMLVCAPSNAATDELLARVLDRGFIDGEMKVYRPDVARVGVDSQTRAAQAVSVERRTEQLLVKNRDEILGWMHQLKVRDAQLAQQMLCLQRELNAAAAAVRSQGSVGVDPDVLVARDQNRDTLLQNLAAVVESRDKILVEMNRLVILESRFRSGSNFNLEEARANLEASFANEAEIVFTTVSSSGRKLFSRLTHGFDMVVIDEAAQASEVAVLPPLSLGAARCVLVGDPQQLPATVISKAAGTLLYSRSLFERFQQAGCPTMLLSVQYRMHPHIRDFPSRYFYQGRLTDSESVTNLPDEAYYKDPLLRPYVFYDITHGRESHRGGSVSYQNIHEAQICLRLYEHLQKTLKSLGMGKISVGIITPYKLQLKCLQREFDDVLSSEEGKDLYINTVDAFQGQERDVIIMSCVRASSHGVGFVADIRRMNVALTRARRALWVMGNANALMQSDDWAALISDARARSCYLDMDSLPKEFLVPKGPTYGPLSGKVSSNMRGLRSAGPRHRQLDMHVESKSGTPSEDDEKSNASLISRNGNYRPLKPTMENSLDDFDQSADKSRDAWQYGIQKKQSSAGVVAKRDS, encoded by the exons ATGCAAGAGCAGTCAGTTAGTGGATCTGGTAAAGCTCAAGCAATGTCTGAGCAGATGGATTACCATGCTTCTAGTGTGGCTGCAGAGACACTTTCTTGTGatataaaagtttttgaaaGTACCAAGGAGGAAAATAATAGTCATGCCTCTGTAACGTTGGATCCAGACACACATGATCAGAGAAGTAACAGTAGCAGAAATTCAGAAGGCAATGGTAAAGGTGATGTGGGTCCCATGGATGGTCAGGAAGAACCTGGTTTAGTACCAAAACTGAAAGAAGTTAAGGGAGTTGAAGCAAGCTTTGCTGTGAAATGTGCAAATAATCCTGGAAAAAAGCATAAGCTTGACCTACACAAAGAAGCGATGCTTGGGAAAAAAAGAACCAGGCAGACTGTGTTTCTTAATTTGGAAGATGTCAAGCAAGCTGGCCCTATGAAAACTTCCACTCCAAGAAGACAAAACTTTCCAGCACCTATTACAACACGAATTGTTAAAGAAATTCGTTCTGTTCCTCCACCTGCTGAACGCATTGGAGAAAAGCAGAATCATTCCATGATTAAAGATCAGAAACAAGTGGATTTATCATCTaatgaaggaggaggaggaaatCTTGTAGAATCTAATGAACCTAAATCTGAAAGTAACAATGATATGAATTCTGGACTTCTAGGTAGACCTAGGAGGCTAAATAGTGCTAATGATATTTCTGCAGAGGTGCACCCACCAACAATTCCAAGACAGAGTTCATGGAAGCCCACAGATTCAAGGCAATTTAAGAATTCACAGTTTTCTGGCAGGAAGCCATCTATGATCAATCAAAGTGAATCAAAATTGGTAAACAAGAAACATCCTCCTGCCAAAATGCAAACTACAGTGAGCTCACAATATCAAGATACTTCAGTGGAACGCCTTATACGGGAGGTGACAAATGAAAAGTTTTGGCATCACCCAG AGGAGACTGAGCTCCAATGTGTTCCTGGTCGGTTTGAATCTGTAGAAGAATATATTAGAGTGTTTGAGCCTTTGCTTTTTGAGGAATGCCGAGCACAACTCTATAGCACCTGGGAGGAGTTAACTGAAACAGTTTCAAGAGATCTACATGCAATGGTCCGGATAAAAAGCATTGAAAGGCGAGAAAGAG GATGGTATGATGTGATAGTCCTTCCAGCAAATGAATGCAAGTGGACATTTAAAGAGGGTGATGTTGCAATTCTTTCGGCTCCCAGGCCTGGATCAG CAGTTAGATCCAAGAGGAATAACACATCTTCaattgaagatgatgaagaggCGGAGATCAGTGGACGTGTGGCTGGTACTGTCAGACGACACAATCCAATTGACACTCGTGATCCTGTGGGTGCAATCCTCCATTTTTATGTTGGGGATTCATATGATTCTAACAG CAAGGTTGATGATCATATTCTAAGGAAACTTCATCCCAAGGGTATCTGGTATTTAACAGTGCTTGGTTCTCTTGCAACCACCCAGCGGGAGTACATTGCTCTTCATGCATTTCGTCGTCTCAATTTACAG ATGCAAACTGCTATCCTTCATCCAAGTCCAGAACACTTCCCAAAATATGAAGAGCAGCCCCCTGCCATGCCTGAATGCTTCACACCGAACTTTGTTGAATATTTACACAAAACCTTCAATGGTCCCCAGCTAGCAGCAATTCAATGGGCTGCCATGCATACGGCTGCTGGCACAAGTAGTGGGGTGACAAAGAGGCAAGACCCATGGCCATTTACTCTAGTTCAAGGGCCTCCAGGGACAGGCAAGACACACACAGTCTGGGGAATGCTAAATGTCATCCATCTTGTTCAGTATCAGCACTACTACACTGCTCTGCTTAAGAAAGTAGCACCTGAAAGTTATAAGCAAACTAATGAGAGCACTTCTGACAATGTCTCTATGGGATCCATTGATGAAGTTCTCCAGAGCATGGATCAAAACCTCTTCCGCACTCTTCCAAAACTTTGCCCAAAACCTAGAATGCTTGTTTGTGCTCCCTCTAATGCTGCAACTGATGAGCTGCTGGCACGTGTTCTTGATCGTGGATTTATTGATGGTGAGATGAAAGTTTATCGTCCTGATGTGGCCCGAGTTGGAGTTGATTCACAAACACGGGCTGCTCAGGCAGTTTCTGTTGAGCGTAGAACTGAGCAGCTTTTGGTTAAGAACCGTGATGAAATTCTTGGATGGATGCACCAGTTAAAAGTTCGTGATGCACAGTTGGCTCAGCAGATGCTTTGTCTTCAAAGAGAGCTCAATGCTGCAGCAGCTGCTGTTCGTTCGCAGGGGTCTGTTGGAGTTGACCCTGATGTTCTTGTGGCTCGAGACCAAAACCGAGACACATTGCTTCAAAACCTTGCAGCAGTGGTTGAAAGCAGGGATAAGATTCTGGTTGAAATGAACCGCCTGGTCATTTTAGAAAGCAGGTTCCGTTCTGGaagcaatttcaatttggaagaagCCCGTGCAAATCTTGAAGCAAGTTTTGCCAATGAGGCTGAGATTGTTTTCACTACTGTCTCAAGCAGCGGCCGTAAATTGTTTTCTAGGCTTACTCATGGCTTTGATATGGTTGTTATTGATGAGGCCGCTCAAGCCAGTGAAGTAGCAGTTCTACCTCCCCTTTCTCTTGGTGCAGCACGTTGTGTTCTTGTTGGGGATCCTCAGCAGCTGCCTGCAACAGTAATCAGCAAAGCCGCTGGAACATTGTTATACAGTAGAAGCCTCTTTGAAAGGTTCCAGCAAGCAGGCTGCCCGACAATGTTGTTATCTGTGCAGTACAGGATGCACCCTCATATTCGGGATTTCCCATCAAGGTACTTTTACCAAGGACGTCTTACTGACAGTGAAAGTGTTACTAATTTACCTGATGAGGCATACTACAAGGATCCTTTACTTAGACCTTATGTGTTCTATGATATTACACATGGACGGGAGTCACACAGAGGTGGATCTGTCTCCTATCAGAACATACATGAAGCACAAATATGTCTCCGTTTGTATGAGCATCTCCAGAAAACTTTGAAGTCTTTGGGTATGGGAAAAATTTCTGTTGGCATAATCACACCATACAAGCTGCAGCTGAAATGCCTACAACGGGAATTTGATGATGTTTTAAGTTCTGAAGAAGGGAAGGATTTGTATATCAATACTGTTGATGCTTTCCAAGGGCAGGAACGTGATGTCATTATTATGTCCTGTGTCCGTGCCTCTAGTCACGGGGTGGGCTTTGTAGCTGATATACGCCGAATGAATGTTGCTCTCACTCGTGCAAGAAGGGCACTATGG GTTATGGGGAATGCTAATGCGCTGATGCAGTCTGATGACTGGGCAGCATTGATTTCTGATGCCAGAGCCAGGAGTTGCTATTTGGATATGGACTCTCTTCCCAAGGAGTTTCTTGTACCAAAGGGACCTACTTATGGCCCATTATCAGGTAAGGTTTCCTCTAATATGAGGGGTTTGAGGTCTGCTGGGCCAAGACATAGGCAGTTGGATATGCACGTGGAGTCCAAGTCAGGAACTCCGTCAGAAGATGATGAGAAGTCGAATGCATCATTAATTTCTAGGAATGGGAATTATCGGCCCTTAAAGCCAACAATGGAGAATTCCTTGGATGACTTTGATCAGTCAGCTGATAAATCCCGGGATGCTTGGCAGTATGGCATTCAAAAGAAGCAAAGTTCTGCTGGGGTTGTAGCAAAGAGAGATTCATAG